One Pseudomonadota bacterium genomic window carries:
- a CDS encoding class I SAM-dependent methyltransferase, protein MCGYGIERMPDLSFRLMSFVFALRDFLFPVGKKLDQFGIAQGFTVVDFGCGPGSYVERASELVGSNGTVYAVDVQPLAIEAVRKKAERKHLRNVVPVLAAGYPVAIDSHPADVIYALDMFHHVKDAPGFLKELHRLLKPGGTLIIESGHQKMEAAREKISRSGFWTISEERCNLFVCLPSAKSLQD, encoded by the coding sequence ATGTGCGGTTATGGGATCGAGCGCATGCCTGATCTTTCTTTTCGGCTGATGTCGTTTGTCTTTGCTCTTCGGGACTTCTTGTTTCCGGTCGGAAAAAAGCTTGATCAGTTCGGGATTGCGCAGGGCTTTACGGTTGTCGATTTTGGCTGCGGGCCGGGGAGTTATGTGGAGCGTGCCTCGGAACTGGTCGGCAGCAATGGGACGGTTTACGCGGTTGACGTGCAGCCGCTGGCGATCGAGGCGGTCAGGAAAAAAGCGGAAAGGAAGCATCTCCGGAATGTGGTTCCGGTTTTGGCTGCCGGCTATCCGGTGGCTATCGACAGTCATCCGGCGGATGTTATCTATGCCCTGGATATGTTCCATCATGTCAAAGACGCGCCCGGTTTTCTGAAGGAGCTGCATCGTTTGCTTAAGCCCGGCGGCACTCTGATCATTGAGAGTGGCCACCAGAAGATGGAGGCTGCAAGGGAGAAGATTTCCCGGAGTGGATTCTGGACGATCAGCGAAGAGAGGTGCAATCTGTTTGTGTGCCTGCCCTCGGCAAAGAGCCTTCAGGACTGA
- the rsgA gene encoding ribosome small subunit-dependent GTPase A yields MDNISKNLENIGFGKWLLERIDPGSLEQFEIARVVAVYKDRYTISNGKVDVPAELVGRLLFSAGSPVDYPAVGDWVFANFYDENTFAIIHEILPRNSLLKRKTSGKKVDFQLIAANVDVAFIVQSLNENFNLRRLERYLVMVNDAKIQPIVLLSKSDLLDHESVACITEEIHTIMPRLQVVPFSNEDGSSLHNIKEMMQRGLTYCLLGSSGVGKTTLINHLIGEPKYITKPVSKKESKGKHATTHRQLIRLDSGAMIVDTPGMRELGNFSVATGLGETFSEISELSGKCRFNDCTHVNEKGCAVLNAVEDGQLSAERYRNYIKMNRESSFNEMSYLEKRKKDKQFGKFIKTVMKHKKSRR; encoded by the coding sequence ATGGATAACATCTCAAAGAATTTAGAAAATATTGGCTTCGGCAAGTGGTTGCTGGAGAGGATTGACCCCGGCAGCCTGGAGCAATTTGAGATTGCACGAGTGGTCGCGGTGTACAAAGATCGGTATACCATAAGCAATGGAAAAGTTGACGTTCCCGCTGAGTTGGTTGGGAGATTACTGTTCAGTGCGGGATCTCCGGTTGATTATCCAGCGGTAGGTGATTGGGTCTTCGCCAATTTTTATGATGAAAATACATTCGCCATAATTCACGAGATCTTGCCTCGCAACTCTTTACTGAAACGGAAAACATCCGGCAAAAAAGTTGACTTCCAGTTGATTGCCGCGAATGTCGATGTTGCGTTCATTGTTCAATCTCTGAATGAAAATTTTAACCTCCGGCGCCTTGAGCGTTATCTGGTCATGGTTAACGATGCGAAAATTCAACCGATTGTCCTTTTGAGCAAGAGCGACCTGCTTGACCACGAATCTGTTGCATGCATAACCGAAGAGATTCATACGATTATGCCCCGCTTGCAAGTTGTCCCCTTCAGTAATGAAGATGGATCTTCTCTGCACAACATAAAAGAAATGATGCAACGAGGTCTGACCTATTGCCTTCTGGGATCATCCGGAGTCGGCAAAACGACCTTGATCAATCATCTGATCGGCGAACCGAAATATATAACAAAACCAGTCAGCAAAAAAGAGAGTAAAGGAAAACATGCGACTACGCATCGGCAACTGATCAGACTTGATTCCGGGGCAATGATCGTCGACACCCCGGGTATGCGGGAACTGGGGAATTTTTCAGTGGCCACAGGCCTTGGGGAAACCTTTTCCGAGATATCCGAGCTCTCGGGAAAATGTCGGTTTAATGATTGTACGCATGTGAACGAAAAAGGTTGTGCGGTATTAAATGCGGTTGAGGATGGGCAACTGTCTGCGGAGAGATACCGGAACTACATAAAAATGAACAGGGAGTCCAGTTTCAATGAGATGTCCTATCTCGAGAAAAGGAAAAAAGATAAACAGTTTGGAAAATTCATTAAAACTGTGATGAAGCATAAGAAAAGCCGGCGATAG
- the truA gene encoding tRNA pseudouridine(38-40) synthase TruA, protein MRNILLTIAYDGTAYSGWQRQHDRPTLQGTLEDRIRIITGEQVSLHGAGRTDAGVHALAMTANFITRTSIPYTGFVKGLNSMLPADIRILAAEERAPGFHARKNAIGKEYQYFIRTGEICLPTERLYCHHISWTPKLELMRESLGLLKGKHDFTSFEASGSRDPSVVSGRGAVRTLTRVELLRPEKCADHFSMVIAGDGFLRHMVRNIVGTLLEVGRGSITPSGFAEILAARDRNEAGPTAPAQGLFLNRVDY, encoded by the coding sequence ATGCGGAACATCCTGCTTACAATTGCCTATGACGGGACGGCATATTCAGGATGGCAGCGGCAGCATGACCGGCCGACCCTCCAGGGGACGCTGGAAGATAGAATCCGGATCATTACCGGCGAGCAGGTTTCCCTGCATGGCGCCGGTAGAACGGATGCCGGGGTTCATGCCCTGGCAATGACCGCCAATTTCATCACCAGGACCTCAATTCCATATACCGGGTTTGTGAAAGGGCTGAACAGTATGTTGCCGGCTGATATCAGAATTCTTGCCGCCGAAGAACGGGCGCCCGGATTTCATGCCCGTAAAAACGCGATCGGCAAGGAATACCAGTATTTTATCAGAACCGGAGAAATCTGTCTGCCGACCGAGCGGTTATACTGCCATCACATCTCCTGGACCCCGAAGCTGGAACTCATGCGGGAGTCGCTTGGACTTCTGAAGGGTAAACATGATTTCACGAGTTTCGAGGCATCCGGGTCCCGCGATCCATCGGTTGTTTCCGGCCGTGGCGCAGTCAGGACTCTGACCCGGGTTGAATTGCTTCGTCCGGAGAAATGTGCGGATCATTTCAGCATGGTCATCGCCGGAGACGGATTCCTGCGGCATATGGTCAGGAATATTGTCGGCACTCTCCTGGAAGTGGGGAGGGGGAGTATCACACCGTCCGGATTTGCGGAAATTCTTGCTGCCAGGGATCGAAATGAAGCCGGACCCACTGCCCCGGCGCAAGGTTTGTTCCTGAACCGGGTTGACTATTGA
- the argC gene encoding N-acetyl-gamma-glutamyl-phosphate reductase, which produces MIKVGIVGASGYTGEELARLICNHPEAELTVATSRQSCGQKLSDVYPNLRGFTDLELTDVQVADLAEKAELLFTAVPHQTAMAIVPALLGAGCKVVDLSADYRISDPVVYEKWYQPHTSPELLADAVYGLPELKREQIRKTSLVANPGCYPTSIILAAYPLLKKGLIVPETIIADSKSGASGAGRGANVGTLFCEVTEGFKAYKVGEHRHTPEIEQEISLAAGRQVTISFTPHLLPISRGILSTVYATVTKGTTEEEIRSAYEEQYDNERFVRFCGNAGQVATQFVRGSNFCDIGFKLDSRTGRVVIVSAIDNLVKGASGQAVQNMNLMCGLPENMGLEIVPLFP; this is translated from the coding sequence ATGATTAAAGTCGGCATTGTTGGAGCATCCGGGTATACCGGGGAAGAATTGGCGCGACTGATATGCAATCATCCCGAAGCGGAACTGACGGTTGCCACCTCTCGGCAGTCCTGCGGGCAGAAGCTTTCCGATGTGTATCCCAATCTGCGGGGGTTTACCGACCTTGAACTGACGGATGTGCAGGTTGCAGACCTTGCCGAAAAAGCCGAACTCCTGTTTACCGCTGTGCCGCATCAGACCGCCATGGCGATAGTTCCCGCTCTTCTCGGCGCGGGATGCAAGGTGGTTGATCTCTCTGCCGATTACCGGATCAGTGATCCGGTTGTCTATGAGAAATGGTACCAGCCCCATACCTCTCCGGAGTTGCTTGCCGATGCGGTATACGGGTTGCCGGAGCTGAAACGGGAGCAGATCAGAAAAACCTCCCTGGTCGCTAATCCGGGCTGCTATCCGACCAGCATCATCCTTGCCGCCTATCCCTTGCTGAAAAAGGGGCTCATTGTTCCGGAGACAATTATTGCAGATTCAAAATCAGGTGCGTCCGGTGCCGGACGCGGTGCGAATGTCGGTACTCTTTTCTGTGAGGTCACCGAAGGTTTCAAGGCGTACAAGGTTGGCGAGCATCGACATACCCCGGAGATAGAGCAGGAAATCAGCCTTGCGGCGGGGCGTCAGGTGACAATTTCCTTTACCCCGCATCTGTTGCCCATTTCCCGGGGAATTCTGAGCACCGTTTATGCTACGGTCACCAAAGGGACTACTGAAGAAGAGATCCGGTCGGCCTATGAGGAGCAGTATGACAATGAGCGGTTTGTCCGGTTCTGCGGCAATGCCGGCCAGGTGGCGACCCAGTTTGTCAGGGGCAGTAATTTCTGCGATATCGGTTTCAAGCTTGATTCGCGGACCGGCAGGGTGGTGATTGTCTCGGCGATCGACAATCTGGTGAAAGGCGCTTCCGGTCAGGCGGTGCAGAATATGAATCTGATGTGCGGCCTGCCGGAAAATATGGGGCTTGAAATTGTCCCGTTGTTTCCCTGA
- a CDS encoding tRNA 2-thiocytidine biosynthesis TtcA family protein gives MKLNPQTNQRVGRAMHAYEMLADNDRVLIAVSGGVDSLVLTWLLDHWRKKAPIGYELLAVHLDMGFGDNEAELVRRQIERLGVDHHIEKTDFGANALKAEEGRSACFHCARQRRSRLFDIAEERGFGKIAFGHHLEDIIETFFINLMYGGNLSTMVPNQAIFEGRLNMIRPMAFLEKKEIIEIGRELGVEPVANPCPMSKESKRVQIRKLLETSIYPLDDSVKANIFAALGNVRTDYLLKKL, from the coding sequence ATGAAACTGAACCCTCAAACCAACCAGCGGGTCGGCCGGGCCATGCATGCCTACGAAATGCTTGCCGACAATGATCGGGTTCTGATCGCCGTTTCGGGCGGGGTGGACAGCCTGGTCCTGACCTGGCTGCTCGACCACTGGCGGAAAAAGGCCCCGATCGGATATGAACTCCTGGCGGTCCATCTTGATATGGGTTTCGGGGACAATGAAGCGGAACTGGTCAGACGCCAGATCGAACGGCTTGGTGTTGACCACCATATTGAAAAAACCGATTTCGGTGCCAATGCCCTGAAGGCTGAAGAAGGCCGCAGTGCCTGTTTTCATTGCGCCAGGCAGCGGCGCAGCCGGCTGTTTGACATCGCCGAAGAAAGAGGGTTCGGCAAGATTGCCTTCGGCCACCATCTCGAAGACATCATCGAAACGTTTTTCATCAATCTGATGTACGGCGGGAATTTAAGCACCATGGTCCCGAACCAGGCCATTTTCGAAGGCAGGCTGAACATGATCCGGCCCATGGCCTTTCTGGAGAAAAAAGAGATCATCGAAATCGGCCGGGAGCTCGGGGTGGAGCCGGTCGCAAACCCTTGCCCGATGTCAAAGGAGTCAAAACGGGTGCAGATCAGAAAACTCCTCGAAACCTCGATCTACCCGCTTGACGATTCCGTCAAGGCCAATATCTTCGCCGCCCTCGGCAATGTCAGGACCGACTATCTGCTGAAAAAGCTCTGA
- a CDS encoding response regulator encodes MIENFKKNLAPTNKSASCDVPSTGAAGKANILVVDDEILIGESICECLKLDGYLCEACTSGEKALEMVRREKYDLLITDISMPGVSGMDLLAQVRKICPEIGVIMATGVNDRKIANEALKLGADGYAIKPFKMSEFLINVANILEQKRLSVERSNYTETLEQMVRDRTADVCRREEEIVLRLITATGYRNDEVGEHIKRMGLYSVVMTEALGWDREAIDFIRVGSPMHDVGKIGIPDNVLLKPGRLSPDEMAVIREHPKIGADILGGSDIPLLQMAADIALSHHERWDGTGYPVGLKGEEIPEAARIVAIVDVYDSLCHDRVYRKAYKEEDAIAIMDQKRGAHFDPAMYDCFRSLLPTIRNIRKESGAGLTQ; translated from the coding sequence ATGATCGAAAATTTTAAAAAGAATCTCGCCCCCACCAATAAATCGGCATCCTGTGACGTCCCATCTACGGGAGCAGCAGGAAAGGCCAATATCCTTGTCGTCGATGATGAAATTCTGATCGGGGAATCAATCTGCGAATGTCTGAAGCTTGATGGATATCTCTGTGAGGCTTGTACCAGCGGAGAAAAAGCGCTGGAGATGGTCCGCCGGGAAAAATACGATCTGCTGATTACCGATATCTCGATGCCCGGAGTGTCCGGCATGGACCTTCTCGCCCAGGTAAGGAAGATCTGTCCCGAAATCGGCGTGATCATGGCCACCGGGGTCAACGACCGGAAGATCGCCAACGAGGCGCTGAAACTCGGGGCTGACGGTTATGCCATCAAACCCTTTAAAATGAGTGAATTTCTGATCAATGTCGCAAACATTCTGGAGCAGAAACGTCTTTCCGTGGAGAGATCGAATTATACGGAGACGCTTGAGCAAATGGTCCGGGACCGGACTGCCGACGTCTGCAGAAGGGAAGAGGAGATTGTTTTGCGGTTGATTACCGCAACCGGATATCGGAATGATGAGGTTGGCGAACACATTAAAAGAATGGGGCTCTACAGTGTGGTCATGACCGAGGCGCTCGGCTGGGACCGGGAAGCGATTGATTTTATCAGGGTCGGCTCGCCAATGCACGATGTCGGCAAGATCGGGATTCCGGACAATGTGTTGCTGAAGCCCGGCAGACTGTCTCCTGATGAGATGGCGGTCATCAGGGAGCATCCGAAGATCGGTGCGGATATTCTTGGCGGCTCCGACATCCCGCTCTTGCAGATGGCGGCGGATATTGCCCTGTCACACCATGAACGGTGGGATGGTACCGGTTATCCCGTCGGTTTGAAAGGTGAAGAGATTCCTGAAGCGGCAAGAATTGTCGCCATCGTCGATGTTTACGATTCGCTCTGCCACGACCGGGTTTACCGGAAAGCATATAAAGAGGAAGACGCCATTGCCATCATGGATCAGAAAAGGGGCGCTCACTTTGATCCGGCGATGTATGATTGTTTTCGTAGTTTGCTGCCGACCATCAGGAATATAAGGAAGGAGAGCGGGGCGGGATTGACCCAATAG
- the hisB gene encoding imidazoleglycerol-phosphate dehydratase HisB: MSAGGPRKSTIARTTKETSIQLTLELDGTGQANISTGVPFLDHMLTLFTVHGFFNLTIAAKGDTEVDDHHTVEDLGICLGQAFRESLGNFGGIMRYGHATVPMDETLARTTVDISNRPYLYYGVNIKDPKVGTFDTALGQEFLRALSLHAGLTLHVEVVHGENAHHQLEAIFKALGRSLDQATTIDPRVKGALSSKGSL; encoded by the coding sequence ATGAGCGCAGGCGGTCCCAGGAAATCCACCATAGCACGAACCACCAAAGAAACAAGCATCCAACTCACTCTGGAGCTTGATGGTACCGGTCAGGCGAATATCAGCACCGGCGTTCCTTTCCTTGACCACATGCTGACCCTCTTCACCGTCCACGGTTTTTTCAACCTGACCATCGCCGCAAAAGGTGATACTGAAGTCGACGACCACCATACCGTAGAAGATCTGGGCATCTGCCTGGGCCAGGCCTTCCGTGAATCTCTCGGCAACTTCGGCGGCATCATGCGCTACGGCCACGCCACCGTCCCCATGGATGAGACCCTCGCCCGGACCACCGTGGATATCTCAAACCGCCCATACCTTTATTACGGGGTCAACATCAAAGACCCGAAAGTTGGAACCTTCGACACCGCCCTTGGCCAGGAATTTCTCCGGGCTCTCTCCCTGCACGCCGGTCTCACCCTGCATGTGGAAGTCGTCCACGGTGAAAATGCTCACCATCAGCTTGAAGCGATATTCAAAGCACTCGGACGCTCCCTTGATCAGGCAACCACAATTGATCCCAGGGTCAAAGGGGCGCTTTCATCCAAAGGTTCTCTCTGA
- a CDS encoding carboxypeptidase-like regulatory domain-containing protein — translation MKRIFPLALMISVFMGHSNLQAAAIQGTVVDGATGEAVAEAGVVLYNEVCTTYETATGARTTCHYSSRPSVSTDDKGDFGFADLEANNYKIRVQKDPAYLPAYYDSVDEYNLSDWTIIPLCTSDSLDLGVIQLKERPFYFGEVQVEPSDLFRSGGRGKITAEVINATGRKTKMNFWALLNVTRTDDSEYYGLEAVSIESDHHKTTLRFGINDIEIPIHVPEKIAEDIAIQFSLYGGKSRWQPMLPPYRKFIWVMKVGTSVALPLPILSDPIPPQVYPDPIIINPNPPQPLPPQSYPRPIEFNPDPPQINPVPIIINQGFPQ, via the coding sequence ATGAAAAGAATCTTTCCTCTGGCTCTTATGATCTCTGTATTCATGGGGCACTCTAATCTGCAGGCCGCTGCAATTCAGGGCACGGTGGTTGACGGGGCGACCGGTGAAGCTGTCGCAGAGGCAGGGGTCGTTCTCTATAACGAGGTCTGCACAACTTACGAAACCGCTACCGGAGCCAGGACCACCTGTCATTATAGTTCAAGGCCCTCTGTCTCTACCGACGACAAAGGCGATTTCGGTTTTGCGGACCTGGAAGCCAATAATTATAAAATCCGGGTACAGAAAGACCCTGCCTATCTGCCCGCCTATTACGATAGTGTGGATGAATACAACCTGAGCGACTGGACGATTATTCCGCTTTGCACCAGTGACAGTCTTGATCTGGGAGTCATTCAGCTTAAGGAAAGGCCGTTTTATTTCGGCGAAGTGCAGGTTGAGCCGTCGGATCTGTTTCGTAGCGGCGGCAGAGGGAAGATCACCGCGGAGGTCATCAACGCCACCGGCCGGAAAACAAAGATGAATTTCTGGGCACTGCTCAATGTCACCAGAACGGATGACTCGGAGTATTACGGCCTGGAGGCGGTTTCAATAGAATCCGATCACCACAAAACCACTCTGCGTTTCGGCATCAATGACATAGAGATCCCGATTCATGTGCCGGAAAAAATCGCCGAGGATATCGCCATTCAGTTTTCTCTCTACGGCGGTAAATCCAGATGGCAGCCGATGCTTCCCCCATACCGGAAATTCATCTGGGTAATGAAGGTTGGTACTTCGGTTGCACTTCCTCTCCCGATCCTGAGCGATCCGATTCCTCCTCAGGTATATCCAGACCCGATTATCATCAATCCGAATCCTCCGCAACCTCTCCCGCCACAATCCTATCCCCGGCCGATTGAGTTCAACCCCGATCCGCCGCAGATCAACCCGGTGCCGATTATAATCAACCAGGGTTTCCCTCAGTGA
- a CDS encoding cation-transporting P-type ATPase, translating into MATPKIDDHPPETSRTAWHSMGSSDVLTFLQTTDTGLNGPEAAKRQQRYGANRITPPQKRSPLLRFFLQFHNTLIYVLIGAGLVTAFLEHWIDAGVILGVVVINALIGFIQEGKAEKALEAIRDILSLNAVVLRDGKRRDIPAEEITVGDIVFLQSGDKVPADLRLIRVKELRVDEAALTGESEPVAKNIQPAAREATIGDHLSMAYSGTLVTYGQGTGVAVAIGDATELGRISRMLATVKPITTRLLQQIADFGQKITVAILIMAFAAALFGILVRNYGLTEMFLAAVGLAVAAIPEGLPAIITITLAIGVQRMAGRNAIIRLLPAVESLGSVTVICSDKTGTLTRNEMTVQTVASAREVFEVDGSGYAPHGGFQLDGRETDISNYPDVLEMARAAMLCNDASLEQEGGQWRLQGDPTEGALLTLALKANLAQEQENKSYPRTDIIPFESEHRFMATLHHDHASHGFIYVKGAPERILEMCSRERRNGEDAPLDTRYWQDIITRTADKGQRLLAIAFRPADADHHDLNFADVDGGLTLLGLFGIIDPPRPDAIEAVGLCGSAGIKVKMITGDHGATARAIARQIGISEEHGVLTGQEIEKMDDHALSKAVAKVNIFARVSPEHKLRLVRVLQESGEIVSMTGDGVNDAPALKRADVGVAMGIKGTEVSKEAAEMVLADDNFSSIVQAVKEGRTVYDNIRKAITFILPTNGGEAGLIIAAILSGRLLPITPVQILWVNMVTAVTLALTLAFEPAEEGIMERKPRDPQEPLLSYFLVWRIIFVSLLLVIGTFGLFLWERMHGVDIDRARTIAVNTLVMFEIFYLFNTRSLKTPIWRAGGFFANSTVFIAVVSVLAAQFLFTYLPFMQDLFSSVAISFDEWLRILMVTAPIMVIVEIEKVLLSRWEAKEKALPIHPTRRD; encoded by the coding sequence ATGGCGACTCCGAAGATCGATGATCACCCTCCGGAAACCTCCCGGACGGCCTGGCACTCTATGGGCAGCAGCGACGTGCTGACCTTTCTGCAGACCACCGACACCGGCCTGAACGGCCCGGAAGCGGCAAAAAGACAGCAGCGATACGGGGCCAATCGCATCACCCCGCCGCAGAAGCGCAGCCCGCTGCTGCGTTTCTTCCTGCAGTTCCACAACACGCTGATCTATGTGCTTATCGGCGCCGGCCTGGTCACCGCCTTCCTTGAGCACTGGATCGATGCCGGTGTCATCCTGGGAGTAGTCGTGATCAATGCCCTGATCGGATTCATCCAGGAAGGCAAGGCGGAGAAAGCCCTGGAGGCGATCCGCGATATCCTTTCCCTGAATGCGGTGGTCCTGCGCGACGGCAAGCGCCGGGATATCCCGGCCGAAGAGATCACCGTCGGCGATATCGTTTTCCTGCAGTCGGGGGACAAGGTGCCGGCCGATCTCCGGCTGATCAGGGTGAAGGAGCTGCGAGTTGATGAAGCCGCCCTGACCGGCGAATCGGAGCCGGTCGCGAAAAACATCCAGCCGGCAGCCCGGGAAGCGACCATCGGCGACCATTTATCGATGGCCTATTCCGGAACCCTGGTCACCTACGGCCAGGGAACCGGTGTGGCGGTCGCCATCGGCGACGCCACCGAACTCGGCCGGATCAGCCGGATGCTGGCCACAGTCAAACCCATAACCACCAGACTATTGCAGCAGATCGCCGATTTCGGCCAGAAGATCACCGTGGCCATCCTGATCATGGCCTTTGCCGCGGCCCTGTTCGGCATTCTGGTCCGCAATTACGGCCTGACCGAGATGTTCCTGGCCGCAGTCGGCCTGGCGGTGGCCGCCATACCCGAGGGGCTGCCGGCGATCATCACTATCACCCTGGCGATCGGTGTCCAGCGCATGGCCGGACGCAATGCCATCATCCGGCTCCTGCCGGCCGTCGAGAGCCTGGGATCGGTTACCGTCATCTGCTCGGACAAGACCGGCACCCTGACCAGGAACGAGATGACCGTGCAGACCGTGGCTTCCGCCCGGGAAGTCTTCGAGGTCGACGGAAGCGGCTACGCCCCCCACGGCGGCTTTCAGCTGGATGGCCGGGAGACCGACATCTCCAACTATCCGGATGTCCTGGAAATGGCCCGGGCCGCAATGCTCTGCAACGATGCCTCCCTGGAACAGGAGGGAGGCCAGTGGCGGCTGCAGGGTGACCCCACCGAAGGGGCCCTGCTCACCCTGGCCCTGAAGGCCAACCTGGCCCAGGAGCAGGAAAACAAGAGCTATCCGCGGACCGACATCATCCCTTTCGAGTCGGAGCACCGTTTCATGGCGACCCTCCATCACGATCACGCCTCCCATGGCTTCATCTATGTCAAGGGTGCCCCGGAAAGGATCCTGGAAATGTGCAGCCGGGAGCGCAGGAACGGTGAGGACGCCCCTCTGGATACCAGGTACTGGCAGGATATCATCACCCGCACCGCGGACAAGGGGCAGCGGTTGCTGGCCATCGCCTTCCGGCCTGCCGATGCCGATCATCACGACCTCAATTTCGCCGACGTTGACGGCGGCCTGACCCTGCTCGGCCTCTTCGGCATCATCGACCCGCCCCGCCCGGACGCCATCGAAGCGGTAGGCCTCTGCGGTTCAGCGGGCATCAAGGTGAAAATGATCACCGGCGACCATGGCGCCACCGCCCGGGCCATCGCCCGCCAGATCGGGATCAGTGAGGAGCACGGGGTCCTGACCGGTCAGGAGATCGAAAAGATGGATGACCATGCCCTCAGCAAGGCCGTTGCCAAAGTCAATATTTTCGCCCGGGTCAGCCCGGAGCACAAGCTTCGCCTGGTGAGGGTTCTTCAGGAATCAGGAGAGATCGTCTCCATGACCGGGGACGGAGTCAACGACGCGCCTGCCCTGAAGCGGGCCGATGTGGGCGTGGCCATGGGCATCAAGGGTACCGAGGTGTCGAAGGAGGCGGCCGAAATGGTGCTGGCCGACGACAATTTCTCCTCGATTGTCCAGGCCGTAAAAGAGGGCCGGACCGTTTATGACAATATCCGGAAGGCGATCACCTTTATCCTGCCGACCAACGGCGGAGAGGCCGGGCTCATCATCGCCGCGATCCTTTCGGGCCGGCTCCTGCCCATAACCCCGGTCCAGATCCTCTGGGTCAACATGGTCACCGCTGTCACCCTGGCCCTGACCCTGGCCTTCGAGCCAGCGGAGGAGGGAATCATGGAACGGAAGCCGCGGGACCCGCAGGAGCCGCTACTGAGCTATTTCCTGGTCTGGCGGATCATCTTCGTTTCGCTGCTGCTGGTGATCGGCACTTTCGGCCTTTTCCTCTGGGAAAGGATGCACGGCGTCGACATCGACCGGGCCCGGACCATCGCGGTCAATACCCTGGTCATGTTCGAGATCTTCTACCTTTTCAACACCAGGTCCCTTAAGACCCCGATCTGGAGAGCCGGAGGCTTCTTCGCCAACTCGACCGTCTTTATCGCGGTGGTGAGCGTGCTCGCGGCCCAGTTCCTCTTCACCTACCTGCCCTTCATGCAGGATCTCTTTTCCTCCGTCGCCATCTCGTTTGACGAATGGCTGAGGATTTTGATGGTCACCGCGCCGATCATGGTGATCGTGGAGATCGAGAAAGTTCTGCTGAGCCGCTGGGAGGCGAAAGAAAAGGCGCTGCCCATCCATCCGACCAGGAGGGATTGA
- the rpsI gene encoding 30S ribosomal protein S9 has translation MSESYYATGKRKTAIARVWLRPGKGTINVNRTDTVEGYFGGGADFRKIVEMPLAITDTLGKYDVLVTLKGGGKNAQADALRHGISRALLGIDAEFRLALKKAGFLTRDPRMKERKKYGQKAARARFQFSKR, from the coding sequence ATGTCCGAAAGTTATTACGCCACAGGCAAAAGGAAAACCGCAATCGCCAGGGTCTGGCTCAGGCCCGGAAAAGGGACAATCAACGTCAATCGTACCGATACCGTTGAGGGATATTTCGGCGGCGGTGCCGATTTCAGGAAAATTGTTGAAATGCCTCTGGCAATTACCGATACTCTTGGCAAATATGATGTACTTGTCACCCTCAAGGGTGGTGGTAAAAATGCCCAGGCTGATGCGCTCCGTCATGGTATCTCCCGCGCCCTTCTCGGTATTGACGCCGAATTCAGGCTGGCCCTCAAGAAAGCCGGATTCCTCACCCGGGACCCGAGAATGAAAGAACGCAAGAAGTACGGACAGAAAGCTGCTCGGGCAAGGTTCCAGTTCTCCAAGCGTTAA
- the rplM gene encoding 50S ribosomal protein L13, which translates to MKTYLTPVQEIEKKWFVVDATSKVLGRLASEIATRLRGKHKPTYSTFMDNGDFVIVVNADKVRLTGKKMDQKMYYRHSGYMGGLTEMTAKEMIEKKPGEMLLQAVKGMLPKNTLGRAQLKKLKIYSGSEHPHEAQQPEALDI; encoded by the coding sequence ATGAAGACATATCTGACCCCGGTTCAAGAAATTGAGAAAAAATGGTTTGTGGTCGACGCCACCAGCAAGGTCCTGGGCCGTCTCGCCTCCGAGATCGCGACCAGGCTTCGCGGCAAGCACAAACCCACTTATTCCACCTTTATGGATAACGGCGACTTTGTCATAGTTGTCAATGCCGATAAGGTGCGATTGACTGGAAAGAAAATGGATCAGAAGATGTATTATCGTCACTCCGGTTATATGGGCGGACTTACCGAGATGACCGCCAAGGAAATGATTGAGAAAAAACCGGGTGAGATGCTTCTCCAGGCGGTGAAGGGAATGCTGCCGAAGAACACCCTTGGTCGGGCCCAGCTGAAAAAATTGAAAATATACAGTGGCAGCGAGCATCCGCATGAAGCGCAGCAGCCCGAAGCACTTGATATCTAA